One window of Medicago truncatula cultivar Jemalong A17 chromosome 2, MtrunA17r5.0-ANR, whole genome shotgun sequence genomic DNA carries:
- the LOC11409534 gene encoding heavy metal-associated isoprenylated plant protein 47 yields the protein MKQKIVMRVHMRCQKCRTKALEVVAGANGVNFVGLEGDEKDKIVVIGDGVDAVTLTKCLRKKVGQTEIVSLGEVKAS from the exons ATGAAG CAAAAGATTGTGATGAGGGTTCACATGAGATGTCAAAAGTGTCGCACCAAGGCACTCGAGGTTGTAGCTGGAGCAAACG GTGTGAATTTTGTGGGATTAGAGGGAGATGAGAAAGACAAGATAGTAGTTATTGGAGATGGTGTAGATGCTGTCACGTTGACAAAATGTTTGAGGAAAAAAGTTGGACAAACTGAAATTGTCAGCTTAGGAGAAGTTAAAGCCAGTTGA